From Alkaliphilus flagellatus, the proteins below share one genomic window:
- a CDS encoding diguanylate cyclase: MKVDVLTGVKKIQNIFYEQSIKCFSVYDNDKIVGVITEKELVVAHPNRIAADVMSDKYICVDFSTSVWETKKIFELNKGIEVIFVQDENEIIGYLTRMILSIELGKSVDLLTGLYKSDYIFYNAYNLFKSEDNISIIFIDLDNFGYIDKKYGHIIGDSVLKKVADILKKSINKDSYLCRYAGDEFAVVTPYSIDDSKRLAQNIIKAINSYIFPDNIQVSASIGITGCSTHNKKVDNILELIINMVNIASLSSTRAKQKGYNSISIKNIDIDAIA; the protein is encoded by the coding sequence ATGAAAGTTGATGTTTTAACTGGCGTAAAAAAAATCCAAAATATCTTTTATGAACAAAGTATAAAATGTTTCTCTGTTTATGATAACGATAAAATTGTGGGCGTAATTACAGAGAAAGAACTTGTAGTTGCCCACCCTAATAGAATAGCTGCTGATGTTATGTCTGATAAATATATTTGTGTTGATTTTTCTACATCTGTATGGGAAACAAAAAAAATATTTGAGTTAAATAAAGGTATTGAAGTTATATTTGTGCAGGATGAAAATGAGATTATAGGATACTTAACTAGGATGATCTTAAGTATAGAATTAGGAAAATCTGTTGATCTATTAACAGGACTATATAAAAGTGATTATATTTTTTACAATGCATATAATCTTTTTAAAAGTGAGGATAATATATCTATAATATTTATTGACTTAGATAATTTTGGATATATAGATAAAAAATATGGACATATAATTGGAGATTCCGTATTGAAAAAAGTAGCAGATATATTGAAAAAAAGTATTAACAAAGATTCTTATTTGTGCAGATATGCAGGAGATGAATTTGCAGTAGTAACCCCATATTCTATAGATGATAGTAAAAGACTTGCTCAGAATATCATAAAGGCTATAAACTCATACATTTTCCCTGATAATATACAAGTTTCTGCATCAATTGGTATTACAGGTTGTAGCACACATAATAAAAAAGTAGACAATATTTTAGAATTAATAATTAACATGGTTAATATCGCAAGTTTATCGTCTACGAGAGCAAAACAAAAAGGTTATAATTCTATTAGTATTAAGAACATTGATATAGATGCAATCGCATAA
- a CDS encoding YtrH family sporulation protein, producing MSNFYTSIVHNFLIAFGVVIGASVFAGIGAIITDYPPLKLMLNISSSIKIWAMAIAIGGTFSSFAVIEKGLFEGELKSIIKQIIYILVALLGANTGYSFIKLIQRCGEIWGN from the coding sequence TTGTCTAATTTTTATACCAGTATAGTACATAACTTTTTAATTGCTTTTGGCGTAGTGATTGGAGCAAGTGTTTTTGCAGGTATAGGAGCTATCATAACGGATTATCCACCACTTAAGCTTATGCTTAATATATCTAGTTCTATTAAAATATGGGCAATGGCAATTGCTATTGGTGGAACGTTTTCTTCTTTTGCGGTAATAGAGAAAGGTCTATTTGAAGGCGAGCTCAAATCTATTATAAAGCAGATTATATATATACTAGTAGCTCTGTTAGGAGCAAATACAGGATATAGTTTTATTAAGTTGATCCAGAGGTGTGGCGAAATATGGGGCAATTAA
- a CDS encoding helix-turn-helix domain-containing protein: MDTIGKRIRFARKANNLTLIDINKITGLSTGNLSELENDKFLPSANALIQFKKIFNISIDWILTGEEPDPNLSLQSIKETKEEYFSSQYTEDEKQLIESYRKLDDKSKQNLWGYLNVVISSYNK; encoded by the coding sequence ATGGATACTATAGGAAAAAGAATTCGCTTTGCACGTAAAGCTAATAATTTAACTTTAATTGATATAAACAAAATTACTGGATTATCTACTGGTAATCTTAGTGAACTTGAAAATGATAAGTTTCTACCCTCCGCAAATGCTTTAATACAATTTAAAAAAATATTTAATATATCTATAGACTGGATATTAACTGGCGAAGAGCCTGATCCTAACTTAAGTCTTCAAAGTATTAAGGAAACAAAAGAAGAGTATTTCTCTAGTCAATATACGGAAGATGAAAAACAGCTAATTGAATCCTATAGAAAATTAGACGATAAAAGCAAACAAAATCTTTGGGGTTACTTAAATGTAGTTATTTCTTCTTATAATAAGTAA
- a CDS encoding helix-turn-helix domain-containing protein gives MRKRKLTNFGEQVKKRLFYLNMTQKTLAKKVGTSEAYLSMILYGERSGSKYKDMIENILLMNTGQNTENKK, from the coding sequence GTGAGAAAAAGAAAGTTAACTAACTTTGGAGAGCAAGTTAAGAAACGATTATTTTATTTAAATATGACACAAAAAACACTGGCAAAAAAGGTTGGAACATCAGAAGCATATCTTAGCATGATTTTATATGGGGAAAGATCAGGATCAAAATACAAGGATATGATAGAAAATATTCTTTTAATGAATACTGGTCAAAATACAGAAAATAAAAAATAG
- a CDS encoding Spo0E family sporulation regulatory protein-aspartic acid phosphatase: MNRNKYDNKGIVISKEYNELLELKKDMEKMKDRLNALVSVEKNNVKEDILDLSRKLDNIILKYIFLEKHLKSKIMIKK; this comes from the coding sequence ATGAATAGAAACAAGTATGACAATAAAGGAATTGTTATTAGTAAAGAGTATAATGAATTATTAGAATTGAAGAAAGACATGGAGAAAATGAAAGACAGATTAAATGCTTTAGTTTCTGTGGAAAAAAATAATGTAAAAGAAGATATATTAGATTTAAGTAGAAAGTTAGATAACATAATTTTAAAGTATATCTTTTTGGAAAAACATTTAAAATCTAAAATTATGATTAAAAAGTAA
- the glmS gene encoding glutamine--fructose-6-phosphate transaminase (isomerizing), protein MCGIVGYIGNRDSVNVLIDGLEKLEYRGYDSAGIAILNDNNNIEMKKYKGRLAILKENIKEVNIKGNLGIGHTRWATHGEPSDRNSHPHLNPSKTISVVHNGIIENFNQLREELQGKGYEFLSETDTEVIPHLIDYYYNGNLLDAIKKAIERLEGAFAIVVMSKEEPEKLIAVRKDSPLIIGVGEGENFIASDIPAVINYTRKIYLLENEEMAVLEKDNISIMDFKGNVIEKEIYNVTWDISQAEKGGYDHFMIKEIFEQPKALRDTISPRITKDGSIKLDNINITKEYIKNINKIYIVACGTAYHAGIVGKSLIEKYAKIPVLTDVASEFRYNNPFIDEKTLMIVVSQSGETADTLAALRLAKEKGARTLALCNVVGSSIAREADDVFYTWAGPEIAVASTKAYTTQVAAFIIIALYLGKLNENISDSEYNTILKEVIKLPEKVDYILNDIFKVKDIASNMMNQDDIFFIGRGIDYNVAMEGSLKLKEVSYIHSEAMAAGELKHGTLALIEEGTPVIALATQDNLYDKMISNIREVKARGGYIIAVSKEGNTSIEKSADKVIYIPDTMDDIIGILSIIPLQLISYYVALGKNCDVDKPRNLAKSVTVE, encoded by the coding sequence ATGTGTGGAATAGTAGGATATATAGGAAATAGAGACTCTGTAAATGTATTAATCGACGGATTAGAAAAATTAGAATATAGAGGTTATGACTCAGCTGGTATAGCTATACTGAACGACAATAATAATATAGAAATGAAAAAATATAAAGGTAGACTAGCTATATTAAAAGAAAATATAAAGGAAGTCAATATAAAAGGAAACTTAGGGATAGGCCATACAAGATGGGCCACTCATGGAGAACCATCAGATAGAAATTCCCATCCTCATCTAAATCCATCTAAAACTATATCTGTAGTTCATAATGGTATAATCGAGAACTTTAATCAGTTGAGGGAAGAGCTTCAAGGAAAGGGATATGAGTTTTTATCAGAAACTGATACGGAGGTTATTCCTCACCTTATAGATTATTACTACAATGGAAATTTATTAGATGCAATAAAAAAGGCAATAGAAAGATTAGAAGGAGCATTTGCTATTGTAGTAATGTCGAAGGAAGAACCTGAAAAGTTAATTGCTGTAAGAAAAGATAGTCCTCTAATCATCGGTGTAGGAGAAGGTGAAAACTTCATAGCATCAGATATACCTGCAGTTATAAACTATACAAGAAAAATATATTTATTAGAAAATGAAGAAATGGCGGTATTAGAGAAAGATAATATATCCATTATGGATTTTAAAGGTAATGTAATAGAAAAGGAAATTTATAATGTAACTTGGGATATAAGTCAGGCAGAAAAAGGTGGCTATGACCACTTTATGATAAAAGAAATATTTGAACAGCCAAAGGCATTAAGGGATACAATTTCTCCAAGGATAACAAAGGATGGTAGTATTAAATTAGATAATATTAATATTACAAAGGAATATATAAAGAATATAAATAAAATATATATAGTTGCCTGCGGTACAGCTTACCATGCTGGAATAGTAGGAAAAAGTTTAATAGAAAAGTATGCTAAAATACCTGTGTTAACAGATGTAGCGTCAGAGTTTAGATATAATAATCCATTTATAGATGAAAAAACTTTAATGATAGTTGTAAGTCAATCTGGTGAAACAGCGGACACGTTGGCTGCATTAAGACTTGCAAAGGAAAAAGGTGCACGAACATTAGCTCTATGTAATGTGGTAGGAAGTTCTATAGCTAGAGAAGCTGATGATGTATTTTATACATGGGCAGGGCCAGAAATAGCAGTAGCTTCAACAAAGGCTTATACAACCCAAGTAGCTGCTTTTATTATTATAGCCTTATATCTAGGAAAATTAAATGAAAATATAAGTGATAGTGAATATAATACTATTTTGAAAGAGGTCATAAAACTGCCTGAAAAGGTTGATTATATATTAAATGATATTTTCAAAGTAAAGGATATTGCATCCAATATGATGAATCAGGATGATATATTTTTTATAGGAAGAGGAATAGACTACAATGTAGCTATGGAGGGTTCTTTAAAATTAAAAGAGGTATCCTATATACATTCAGAAGCTATGGCAGCAGGAGAGTTAAAACATGGTACCTTAGCATTAATAGAAGAGGGAACGCCTGTTATAGCCCTAGCTACTCAAGATAATCTTTATGATAAGATGATAAGCAATATAAGAGAAGTAAAAGCAAGGGGAGGATATATAATAGCAGTTTCAAAGGAAGGGAATACTTCAATAGAAAAGTCTGCAGATAAAGTAATCTATATACCTGATACCATGGATGATATTATAGGTATACTATCGATTATTCCGCTACAGTTAATATCCTATTATGTAGCCTTAGGAAAAAATTGTGATGTAGATAAACCAAGGAACTTGGCAAAATCCGTTACTGTGGAGTAG
- a CDS encoding S9 family peptidase, whose amino-acid sequence MKMNEKTYLSIEEIISLPTLSSTIISDDGKNVAFVKKTTNWKDNKYRNHVWIYEKDKGQCYPLTTRDIDSTYPLWSPDSRDIAYLSPVGDGDNKKNQIFVKSIDGYSGVQITDEEEGVSKFKWEPTGKGFYYVAQSKESESIKKRKKLYGDFHHIDKEYQNNCLYYIEIEKMIQNNKYEHPENSDSAGKDKDEHENSVVYQLTDGKDFHIHEFDISNDGKKVVFMATPSPNMGDYINGDLYILDIKAGELQKMNIDKLLGGRVCFSPEGTKICYSASIREKDYYKTHIQDSTLEIYDINSGELIHPLTDFDSTVIPLRWTNKGILIRWQNKTNYLIGLLSENGTVEMLSEKVDSFIMDASITRDGNHISYNKAITNETFEIYLDDKKITNENSFFKEKLKSNREIISWQSSDGLEIEGVLSTPVEFDANKKYPLLVVIHGGPDWASFPIFSDCFNEKYPIEQFIEKGFIVLEPNYRGSSGYGNEFLKANYRKLGIANYDDVISGVDKLVDKGIADKDRVGVMGWSNGGYISAFCSTFSSRFKAISVGGGITNWSTHYVNTDIPYFIRMYLGNNPWNDPEIYTKTSPMTYIKSACTPTLIQHGEKDARVPAPNAYELYQGLRDMEVDTELIIFKGMAYSSDQPGINVAIMKQNLMWFSHYILGESMKDFRVL is encoded by the coding sequence ATGAAAATGAATGAAAAAACATATCTAAGTATAGAAGAGATTATTTCATTACCAACTTTATCAAGTACAATCATAAGTGATGATGGCAAAAACGTAGCATTTGTTAAGAAGACAACTAACTGGAAAGACAATAAATATAGGAATCATGTATGGATATATGAAAAAGATAAGGGGCAGTGTTACCCATTAACGACTAGGGATATAGATAGTACATACCCATTATGGTCTCCAGATTCTAGAGATATCGCATACCTTAGCCCAGTTGGTGACGGGGATAATAAGAAAAATCAGATCTTTGTTAAGTCAATAGATGGTTATAGTGGGGTTCAAATTACTGATGAGGAAGAAGGGGTCAGTAAATTCAAATGGGAGCCTACTGGCAAGGGCTTTTATTATGTTGCACAGTCAAAAGAATCTGAGTCGATAAAGAAACGTAAGAAACTATATGGAGATTTCCATCATATAGACAAGGAATACCAGAATAATTGTTTATATTACATTGAAATAGAAAAAATGATACAAAATAATAAATATGAACACCCAGAAAATTCTGATAGTGCTGGTAAGGATAAAGATGAACACGAAAATAGCGTTGTTTATCAACTAACTGATGGTAAGGATTTTCATATCCATGAATTTGATATTTCAAATGATGGGAAAAAGGTTGTATTTATGGCTACACCAAGCCCAAATATGGGAGATTATATTAATGGAGATCTATACATACTAGATATTAAAGCTGGAGAGCTACAAAAGATGAATATAGATAAGTTGTTGGGAGGGAGAGTTTGCTTTTCTCCTGAAGGCACTAAAATATGTTATTCAGCAAGCATAAGGGAGAAGGATTACTATAAGACCCATATACAAGACAGTACACTAGAGATATACGATATTAATAGTGGAGAGCTAATTCACCCTTTGACAGATTTTGATAGTACGGTTATTCCATTACGATGGACAAATAAAGGAATTTTAATTAGATGGCAGAATAAAACTAATTATCTTATTGGGTTGCTATCTGAGAATGGCACTGTGGAAATGTTAAGCGAAAAAGTAGATAGCTTTATAATGGATGCTTCTATAACAAGGGATGGAAATCATATATCCTATAATAAGGCTATAACAAATGAAACCTTTGAAATCTATTTAGACGATAAAAAAATAACGAATGAAAATAGCTTTTTCAAAGAAAAGCTTAAAAGTAACAGGGAAATAATCTCATGGCAAAGTAGTGATGGTCTTGAAATAGAGGGAGTTTTATCAACCCCAGTAGAGTTTGACGCAAATAAAAAATATCCCTTATTAGTGGTAATCCATGGTGGTCCGGATTGGGCATCCTTTCCAATATTTTCAGACTGTTTTAATGAGAAATATCCTATTGAACAGTTTATCGAAAAAGGCTTTATAGTTTTAGAACCAAACTACAGGGGAAGTTCTGGTTATGGTAATGAATTCTTAAAAGCAAACTATAGAAAACTGGGAATTGCTAACTACGATGATGTTATATCTGGAGTGGATAAACTAGTTGACAAAGGGATTGCAGATAAAGATAGAGTAGGGGTTATGGGATGGAGCAACGGGGGATATATATCAGCTTTCTGTTCTACATTTAGTAGTAGATTTAAAGCTATTTCAGTTGGAGGTGGAATTACTAATTGGAGTACCCATTATGTAAATACAGATATACCTTACTTTATTAGGATGTATTTAGGAAATAATCCATGGAATGATCCAGAGATATATACTAAAACATCACCAATGACATATATTAAATCAGCCTGTACTCCCACCTTAATCCAACATGGCGAAAAGGATGCAAGAGTTCCAGCTCCAAATGCATATGAGCTATATCAAGGATTAAGGGATATGGAAGTTGATACAGAATTAATTATATTTAAAGGAATGGCATATAGTTCTGACCAGCCAGGAATTAATGTGGCTATTATGAAGCAGAATTTGATGTGGTTTTCACACTATATTCTTGGAGAAAGTATGAAAGATTTTAGGGTTTTATGA
- a CDS encoding D-alanyl-D-alanine carboxypeptidase family protein produces MRADRQKYKRKKRKIKCVLSILCVCAVCIIALFLPNSLISKNNQQIESPVKTQETRIYKEINQIATDGLYSSNAILISLDDYGILLNKSSDERIYPASLTKIMTAILAIENLPDLDEIIHLSEDMFQELYSKNASMAGFLPNEKVAAIDLIYGVLLPSGAESSIGLADAIAGSEENYVSLMNKKAKKLGMNNTHFTNSTGLHDTNHYSTVNDIAKLLEYALRNDTFREVYTSKRYTTKATNLHPDGITFQSTMFKKMDTQDVNNGIIEGGKTGYTEEAQLCLASLAKIDGKEYILVTANADGNPQTEQFNILDAFTVYNQIFKNNDY; encoded by the coding sequence ATGAGAGCTGATAGACAAAAATATAAAAGAAAAAAGAGAAAAATAAAATGTGTTCTATCAATACTATGTGTATGTGCGGTATGTATCATAGCTTTATTTTTGCCAAATAGTCTAATAAGTAAAAATAACCAACAAATAGAATCACCTGTAAAAACCCAAGAAACAAGAATTTACAAGGAAATTAACCAGATTGCAACTGATGGCTTGTATAGTTCAAACGCCATTCTCATTTCTTTAGATGATTATGGGATATTATTAAATAAATCATCTGATGAAAGAATCTACCCAGCATCCCTTACAAAAATTATGACAGCAATACTAGCAATTGAAAATCTACCAGATTTAGACGAAATAATCCATCTGTCAGAAGATATGTTTCAGGAATTGTATTCTAAAAATGCTTCTATGGCAGGTTTTTTACCCAATGAAAAGGTAGCAGCAATCGATTTAATTTATGGAGTCTTATTACCATCTGGAGCAGAAAGCTCTATCGGGTTAGCTGATGCAATCGCAGGTTCAGAAGAAAATTATGTAAGTTTAATGAATAAAAAGGCTAAAAAATTAGGAATGAATAATACTCATTTTACTAATTCTACAGGACTACATGATACCAATCATTATAGCACTGTAAATGATATTGCAAAATTACTGGAATATGCATTGCGAAACGATACATTTCGAGAAGTATATACCTCAAAACGTTATACGACAAAAGCAACGAATCTTCACCCCGATGGAATCACTTTTCAAAGCACGATGTTCAAAAAAATGGATACACAAGATGTAAATAACGGTATTATCGAAGGTGGAAAAACTGGTTATACGGAAGAAGCCCAACTATGCCTTGCTAGTTTGGCAAAAATAGATGGCAAGGAATATATTTTGGTGACTGCTAATGCAGATGGAAATCCTCAGACGGAGCAGTTCAATATTTTGGATGCATTTACTGTCTATAATCAAATTTTCAAAAACAATGATTACTAA
- a CDS encoding sensor histidine kinase has translation MVIKLKTNKTRRNDYLAFKRKIFFKVLILILASVGFLMLLSSVLRGHFGNWIVDFLRNTFYLSDSDAVIIHQYIFRNNRDKIMLVLSGIFFLIIFQFAISWVTRYFDEIDKGMDDLMKGSDDEIELSPEMSFMETKLNMFKHILEKRERDAKQAEQRKNDLVVYLAHDIKTPLTSVIGYLDLMSEIPDMPIEQRAKYMEITLEKANRLEKLINEFFEITRYNLQTIVLDKKDFNLSYMLFQMADEFYPMLSEKKQEVVVNAEDDIMLCGDSDKLARVFNNVFKNAIAYGDKNSKIIIDVYKQSHNAIITFKNYGKSIPPQKLDSIFEKFYRLDESRGTDTGNAGLGLAIAKEIVILHEGEIHAESNDDYTIFHIKIPGVINS, from the coding sequence TTGGTTATAAAATTGAAAACTAATAAAACTAGAAGAAATGATTATTTAGCATTCAAGCGAAAAATATTCTTTAAGGTATTAATACTTATTTTAGCAAGCGTTGGGTTTTTAATGTTATTAAGTTCAGTATTACGGGGTCATTTTGGTAATTGGATTGTAGATTTCTTACGAAATACATTTTATTTATCTGATTCAGATGCAGTGATTATTCATCAATATATATTCCGTAATAACAGGGATAAAATTATGTTAGTTTTAAGTGGCATTTTTTTCTTAATTATTTTTCAATTTGCTATTTCTTGGGTTACAAGGTACTTTGATGAAATTGATAAGGGTATGGACGATTTGATGAAGGGTTCAGATGATGAAATTGAACTATCCCCAGAAATGAGCTTCATGGAAACTAAACTAAATATGTTTAAACATATTCTGGAGAAGAGAGAAAGAGATGCAAAACAGGCAGAACAAAGAAAGAATGATTTAGTTGTTTATTTGGCACATGATATAAAAACTCCTCTTACTTCAGTTATCGGATACTTAGATTTAATGTCAGAAATACCAGATATGCCAATTGAACAAAGGGCAAAATATATGGAAATTACTTTAGAAAAAGCAAATCGCCTGGAAAAACTTATCAATGAATTTTTTGAAATTACAAGATATAATCTCCAGACCATTGTATTAGATAAAAAAGACTTTAATCTATCCTATATGTTATTTCAAATGGCAGATGAATTTTATCCAATGCTTTCTGAAAAAAAGCAAGAGGTTGTAGTAAATGCAGAAGACGATATTATGCTTTGTGGCGATTCAGATAAACTGGCACGAGTATTTAATAATGTATTTAAAAATGCAATTGCATATGGTGATAAAAATAGCAAAATCATAATAGATGTTTATAAACAATCACACAATGCCATTATAACCTTTAAAAATTATGGAAAAAGTATTCCGCCGCAAAAACTAGATAGTATATTTGAAAAATTTTATAGACTGGATGAATCCAGAGGAACAGACACCGGCAATGCTGGGCTAGGTCTCGCTATTGCCAAGGAAATTGTAATCTTACATGAAGGTGAAATTCATGCAGAAAGTAACGATGATTATACAATATTCCATATAAAGATACCGGGCGTAATCAATAGCTAA
- the vanR gene encoding VanR-ABDEGLN family response regulator transcription factor, translating into MYTKILIVEDEKAIANLIELYLKNENFIVFKCYTGAEAMKVIETEQLDMAILDIMLPDIDGFSICQKIRDSYNFPIIMLTAKDEEIDKITGLTLGADDYITKPFRPLELVARVKAQLRRFTKYNQLDKSQKENIISIGGLVVDKNTHECFLNEKPLSLTPTEFSILWVLCENKGQVVSSDRLFHDVWGDKYFSSSNNTIMVHIRHLREKMNDSAENPKYIKTVWGVGYKIEN; encoded by the coding sequence ATGTATACTAAAATTTTAATAGTTGAAGATGAAAAAGCAATTGCTAATTTAATCGAATTGTATCTAAAAAATGAAAATTTCATAGTGTTCAAGTGTTATACAGGAGCAGAAGCAATGAAAGTTATAGAAACCGAACAGTTGGATATGGCTATTTTAGACATCATGCTTCCAGATATAGATGGATTTTCCATTTGTCAAAAAATACGAGATTCTTATAACTTTCCAATCATTATGTTGACTGCAAAAGATGAAGAAATAGATAAAATCACAGGTTTAACATTAGGTGCAGATGATTATATTACAAAGCCATTTCGACCATTAGAGCTAGTGGCTCGAGTAAAGGCTCAATTAAGAAGGTTCACGAAATACAACCAATTAGACAAATCTCAAAAAGAAAACATAATTTCTATAGGAGGTCTAGTGGTAGACAAAAATACTCATGAGTGTTTTTTAAATGAAAAACCATTGTCCTTGACTCCTACAGAATTTTCAATTCTATGGGTTTTATGTGAGAATAAAGGTCAGGTCGTAAGCTCTGACAGGTTATTCCATGACGTTTGGGGGGATAAATACTTTAGCAGCAGTAACAACACCATTATGGTTCACATTAGACACTTAAGAGAAAAAATGAATGATTCAGCTGAAAATCCGAAATATATCAAAACCGTATGGGGAGTTGGTTATAAAATTGAAAACTAA
- the rbr gene encoding rubrerythrin: MKSLKGTKTAENLLKAFAGESQARNRYTYYASQAKKEGYVQISNLFTETADNEKEHAKRFYKFLKEDTQINGECLEITASFPAALGDTKFNLKAAAEGENEEWTELYPEFANIADEEGFPEVAVAFRKIAEVEKHHEARYLKLLENIEKDQVFKKEEKTSWKCNNCGYVHEGESAPELCPACIHPQGHFEVLAENY; this comes from the coding sequence ATGAAATCTTTAAAAGGTACAAAAACTGCTGAAAATCTATTAAAAGCCTTTGCTGGAGAGTCCCAAGCGAGAAATCGTTATACATATTATGCATCTCAAGCAAAGAAAGAAGGCTATGTTCAAATCTCTAACTTATTTACAGAAACAGCAGATAATGAAAAAGAACACGCAAAACGTTTCTATAAGTTTTTAAAGGAAGATACTCAAATTAATGGTGAATGTTTAGAAATTACAGCTTCTTTCCCTGCTGCTTTAGGTGATACTAAGTTTAACTTAAAAGCTGCTGCTGAAGGAGAAAACGAAGAGTGGACAGAACTTTACCCTGAGTTTGCTAACATTGCTGATGAAGAAGGATTTCCAGAAGTAGCTGTTGCCTTTAGAAAAATTGCAGAAGTTGAAAAGCATCACGAAGCTCGTTATTTAAAGCTTCTAGAGAACATTGAAAAAGATCAAGTATTTAAAAAAGAAGAAAAGACATCTTGGAAATGTAACAACTGTGGTTATGTACACGAAGGAGAAAGTGCTCCAGAGTTATGCCCTGCCTGTATTCACCCACAAGGCCATTTTGAAGTTTTAGCTGAAAACTATTAA